In the genome of Microcoleus vaginatus PCC 9802, the window TTGCCTAAGTTTTGTTTGAGATTAGGGATTATTTGATTGGAAAATTGAGATTGTGAATTAAATTATTGATTGGTGGATTAATTTGGGGATAGCTTGTAAAAGTTGGGCTTCGCTGTAAGGTTTGGTGAAGTATTGATTTGCGCCTAATTCCATTGCCATTTGCCGATGTTTTTCCCCGCTACGGGATGTCAGCATGGCTACGGGAATCTTAGCAAAGCGCTCGGTCGATCTGATCGATCGCAACAATTCAAATCCATCCATCCGGGGCATTTCAATATCGACGATCGCCAAACTGCAAGCAAGACCATTTTGCAACTTTTCCAGGGCATCCACACCGTCTTTAGCCTGTACCACCCGGTAGCGAGCACGAGTCAGCGTCAGAGACAGCAACTGGCGAATTGTATAGGAATCATCCACTACCAAAATCTGCGGTGACTGACTCGAACTCGCCGGTATCTCCTGCACTTTACCGGAGACAGCGGCGATCGAACTATTTACCCCAGGTTGGCCCACCAAATCATCCACATCCAGAATATTCACCACGCGCCCGTCCCCCAAAATCGTAGTCCCCAAAACGCCGCGAGGCTTGGAGAGAGGCGGTGGCAAAGGTTTAACCACAATTTCCTGCTGACCGATCAGCCGTTCCACGGCCACCGCCAGCATTCCTTCGGTAGAAGCCAAAACCAGGACGGGAATTTCGTCTTGGGTCAAAGGGTCAGGAGACGGGGCATCCGGCCCGAGGACGGTGTATTCGAGCAAATCTTGCATCCTCACCAAACGAATAAATTCCTCCCGCCACCACAGCATCGGCTGATTGCCGGCGATGTGAACTTCCGAGGCTTTAATGTGCAGAATTTCCTCGACTGCATCCAGTGGCACTGCTATTTTATTGTGATCGGTCTTCACCATCAAAGCATCAGTAATCGACAGTAGCAGTGGCAGTTTAATGATAAAACTCGTACCTTTTCCGAGGCGAGAGTCTACCTTCACAGTCCCCCGCACAGTCCGCAAATTTGTTCGCACCACGTCAAGCCCGACTCCCCGCCCCGAAAGGTCGCTGACGCCTTCTGTAGTGCTGAAACCCGGCCAAAACAGAAAATCGTAGAGTTCGGTAATGGAAAATTCTTGAGCTTGCTCCTCCGTGGCGAAACCCTTTGTGACAACTTTACGGCGGATGATTTCCGGGTCAATGCCTTTGCCGTCATCGGCGACAGTAATAATAGTTTGGCCACCTTGGTGGCGGGCTTCTATTTCTATTTGACCGCTGGCCGGCTTGCCGCTTGCTTTCCGAACATCGGGCATTTCGATGCCGTGGTCGAAAGCGTTTCTCACTAAGTGTATTAAGGGGTCGCGCAAAGCGTCGAGCAAACTTTCGTCAATTTTGGTATCTCTTCCCACTAGCAGCAGGTTGACATCTTTATCGTATGTGAGACACATCTCCCGCAGGGCTCTGGGCAAGTGATCGACGGCGCGACTGAAACTCACGACTCGCAACTGCATGACGCGGCTGCGTAGTTGTTCGGTAATGCGGCGCAGTTGGTCGGTACTGCGCTCGAATTTCATGGCTAAGGTGTCTAATTTGGTGGCGGAGTGAGAAATTGCTTGGGCAGTTTCGATGACTTCTGCGGCTGTCGAGTGGAACTCTGTATAACGATCCATCTCTAAGATATCGAAGTGAGCATGGGCAGGAGAGGATTTGCCGTTAGCAATCATTGGGAATTCTGTTTCTGCTGCTGCAAGTTTTCCCAATCCAGAGTTCCCGTTTCCCCCCCTCCACTCTGCAAAGCTCAGTCTGTCGTATTCTTCTCGCAACTGACCGCCGAATTGGCTCAAATCTACGATATTGCGGCGGATGCGCTTGACTTCGCCACGCAGTTCGGATTCTTGAAGTTCTAAATTTGTACGGTTGATGACTAATTCCCCGACTAGATTCACCAATTCAGTTAAGCGTTCTAAGTCTACCCGGATTGTCGGCCTTTGTGGGTTGGGGACTGGGAGAGTCGAGGAGGGGGGGACTGTCGGGGAGGGGGAGGGGGAGATTTCCTGGACTGTCGGGGAGGGGGAGGGGGAGATGCCCGGGGGAGTCGGGGAGTCGGGGAGTCGGGGGGAGTCGGGGGGAGTCGGGGAGGGGGAGGTTTCGGGTTGGGCGATCGCCCTTCCTTCCAATATTTGTTGGCGTGCGGTTTGCAAGTTTTGGGCGATCGCCCAACCCTCGGATTGCAACCGTTGTAGAGTCAAGTCGGGAGAGTCGATCAAAGTGCTGAGGGCTGCGGCGATTTCCCCCAAATCCGGCAATAGCAGCATTCCAGCCAAACCGGAAAGTTGGTAGTAAACCTGGTTGAGGGCGGTGACGCTTTTTGCCAAATCTGCCTCGGAAGCTTGGGAAAGCTCGGTTTCTAGGCGATTGAAGAGTGCCGGCACTTGGTGTTCAAAAATCTGTTTCAGGGTATCCGGGGCGGCAGATTGGCTGACTGCGGGGACTGGGGACTGTTCTGACTTGCCGTACTTGGCCTGGAACTGATCGAAAATTTGGGCGATCGCCTCCAAGTTTTGCGTTTGATCCGGAGTTGTGACACCCGAGTGTTGAACTGATTCGATCGTAATCTTTTTGAGAGCATCCACCCCCTGCAGCAAAACACTCACCGTAGTCGGTTCCAGGGCTGACAAGTCTGTGCGATCGCGCAAAATGACAAAACAGTCCTCCAGCGTATGAGCTGCGACAGACACGTTTTGAAAGCCCAACATAGAACCCGCACCTTTAATCGAGTGAGCCGCCCGAAACATTTCTTTAACTGCTGCTTGTCGCTCTTTCAAACCCGCAGATTCCATCGCCAGTAGGTTCGTCTCCATCGACTGGAGAAACTCTTCGCATTCTGCGGTAAAAGCATCTATTAATTCGTTTAAATCGTCATCATTCATATTAGTTTGTTGTCTGTTGACTGTTAACTGTTGGCAGTTTTTTTATATATGTCCCGTTATTTAACTGTAATTGTTGTCAGGGTGGGTTCACGATTATCTATAAATTCGCATTCAGGATATTTGTCAACCCGCCCCGACAACAACGATAGTTATTAGTGATTCGTATAACAGTCAACAGAGAACAGTTAACTGTCAACTCTCAACAGTCAACTGTCAACTGTCAACTGAACTAACTGCGGAAATTCGCCACCGACTTTTGCAATTGGCCCAGAGAACCAGACAGCTCGTCCAAAGATGCTTTGACATCCGCACCTTTTTGTGCAGTCGTGTTAGCAATCTCGTTGACTTGCTGCATACTGTTAGCAATTCCCTCAGCCGAAACAGTTTGCTTGGCAGATGCGATAGTAATATTCTGCACCAAAGCATTCATTTCTCGACTAACTTCGATGATGGCATTGAGGTGAGTTTTAGCTTCGCTTGCCAGCTTAGTACCTTCCACTACCTCCAGCGTCCCGGATTCCATTGCCTTCATCACGCGGCTGATTTCTTCTTGAATTGTACCGACAATTTCCGAGATTTCCTCAGTAGCGCCGGCGGATCTTTCTGCTAATTTCCGCACTTCTTCGGCTACAACTGCAAAGCCTAAACCTTGTTCGCCGGCTCGCGCCGCCTCAATAGTAGCATTGAGAGCTAATAAATTAGTTTGCGAAGCAAGTTGAGAAATCGAAGTCACAATTTTGCCAATTTGCTGCGAAGATTCGCCCAAACGCTTCATCATTTTTGAGGTAGAGGCGATCGTCAACCGCAGCCCGTTAATGCCTTCGACAGCTCGATCGACCGCCATACCGCCGACTTCAGCCGTTTGAGAAGACTGCTGAGCCACTGTTTCAGCCCGCACCGAAACATCTCGCACGTCGCGGATCGAATTCACAATCCGCTCGATTTCGCGCATGATGGCAGATATTTTTGCTGCTTGAATTTCTGCCTGTTGGGTGAGTTGACTGGTATTGTTAATTGACTCGTCGGTGGCAGATGTTACCTGTTCGGCTAAATTTTGAATTCCCGTTACCACTTTCCGCAGAGAACCGATTAAGAAGTTGAAAGAGTCGGCGACAGCACCTAAAACGTCGTTAGTCACTTCCGCCCTGACTGTCAAGTCGCCTTGAGCCGCGCCTTTAATTTCTCCCAACAATTTAACGACTTGCTGAGTCAGAGAATCAGCTTCAGCTTTACGTTCGGCTGCCAGTTTTCCTAGTCGTTCTTCTGCTTCTTTGCGCTCCGTGATATCAAAGCGAATGGCGATATATTTGACTATTGTGCCGGTGGTATCAAAAATGGGAGAGATCGTCGAATCTACCCAGTAAAACGAGCCATCTTTGCGTCGGTTTTTGACTTCCCCTTTCCACACTAAACCGCGAGAAATTGTCACCCACATTTCTTCAAAAAATGATTTGGGATGGTAGCCGGAATTGACGAGGCGGTGGTTGCGGTGCAGGAGTTCTCCTATGTTGTAACCGGAGATTTCAAGGAATCTGTTGTTGACGTAGGAAATTATGCCTTGGACATCAGTTTCGCTGACGATCGCAGCTTCGTCTAGGGCATTTTGCCGCGTTTTGAGTTCTTGCAGCAAGCGTTCCTGTGTCTCTGCCAACTGCTGCATTCGCTGCTGGGAGGCTCTTTGTTCGGTGACGTTGCGACAAACGACTACGCCGCCTTTAAGCGCCCCCGTTTCGTCTTTGAGCGGCCGGCCGTTAACTTTCACCCACAGACCCTCAGGCTTGCCTGCGTGGCGGGTGAAAAGGTCTACGTCGTCAAAGGATTCTCCTCGAACCGTGCGCGCTAAAGGTATTTCGGCTGGGGGATAGGGAGTTACCGTATCGGGCAAGAATAAACCGTATTTTGCCGACCATTCGTTGGGAAGAGTCTCTGTCGAACCCATGCCAAAGATATCTTCGGCGGCGGGGTTGAACAAAAGAAAATTGTTATTTTCGTCGGCAGCAATTATGCCGTCGCCAATGCTGTTTATTAGCAGTTCCAGGAGATTGCTTTGCTGCCGAAATTGGTCTTCGGAACGGGCTAATTGGGCTGTTGTTTCTTGTAATTGATTAAGTGCCTGTTTGTTTTCAGTAACGTCCCGAGCGACTGCATACATGAGCTTTTGTTCGGTTACAGGTCGCACTTTCCACGACAGCCACCTGTAGGAACCGTCTTTGCAGCGGTAGCGATTTTCATAAGACTTTAATTCGGAGCCGCCGGCTACTTTTTCCGCTTGTTCTAGGGTTGATTCGCGATCGTCTGGATGGACTAAATCGATATAATAGTTGTCTTCGAGTTCAAGCGGCGCGTAGCCGAGAGTTTTTTCCCAAGCGGGATTGATGCGCTTGAATTTGCCTTCAAAATCTATAATACAAACCAAGTCTAGGGAAAGAGTAAAAAATCGATCGCGCTCTAATTCTGCTTTTTTGCGATCGGTAATTTCGATCCCCACAACCCCGATACCGATTGGTTTGCCGTCAGATCCGGGCAAAGGAAAGTATGACGCCAGCCAATCTCGGAGGACGCCCGGTTCGTTGAAGAATGATCCCGACACCTCAACGTTTAACAAGGGTTGGTTGGTGGCGAGAATCTGCTGCAACATCGGCACTTGGGTATCGACCATTTCGGGTATAACTTCCCTCACCGTCTTACCGAAGTGTTCGGCAACTGAGACGCCGGTGGTTGCCGCTAATTTCTCGTTGACTTGCACGAAGCGCAACTGCTCGTCAAAAATACACATTGAGGTGGGGGCGGCTGCGAAAAATGCGTCAAAGCGACTTTGACGCAAAACTAATTCTCGTTCTAGGGCTTTGCGATCGCTGATGTCGCGACCTTCTGGAATTAGCAGCACGACTTTGCCGCTCTCGTCTTTGATGGGTTTGATGGAGAAGTCAACGGTTACTACTGCACCGCCTGCAACTAGCACGTCCACTTCGTAGCGGACTACCTCGCCGGCGGCTGCAGAGACGATCGCTTCTCGTATCTGTTGCTTGGTTTCTGGGGAAATCTGCCACCACAGGGTTTCGGAAAACTGAGCGCCTATTATTTCTTCGCTCAGCAGGCCTGCGGCGGCCAGGGCTGTTTGGTTGGCTTCCAAAACGGTGCCGTCCGGTTTGAGCAGACCTATGAATTGGAACGATTGGTCGAAAATGGCTCGGAATAGTCTTTCGCGATCGCGCAGCATCTCTTCTGCGCGTTTGCGATCGCTGATGTCGCGAGTAACTGTTGCGAACCCGATAGGCTCGCCGGTTTCTGGGTGTTTGACTGTAAATAGGGTGAAGTCAACCGGAAAGTCTTCGCCGGTTTGAAAGTTCCTCAAGCGGAATTCACCCTGCCAAAAACCGTCACGCACAGTAGCCGGCACGATTTCTTCTTTGAAAATCTTAGCATCTTCTACTGAGAAGAAGTCATACATACTTTTGCTTCTGACTTCTTCAATATTGTGTAATCCTACTTGTTTAATTCCAGCGGCATTCAGGTATGTTCCCTGTCCCTCCAGGGTTGCCGTGCCGATAAAATCCGAGCTGCTTTCTACGATCGCAATCAATCTTTGCTTTTCGATTTCGGCTTGCTTGCGCTCCGTGATATCGTTGTTAGTTTCTAAAATTGCTTTGGGTTTTCCCTGTTCGTCTCGCTGCAAATTCCAGCGGCTGAATACGGTGATTTTAGTGTCATAATTGGTGGTGTGAGTTATTTCTCCTTCCCAATAATCCTGCTCTTCTAACTGTGCCCATATAGCTGCTAAAGGCTGGGAAAAAGTGCTGTGTAATAGAATATGGGTGAGTTTCCCCAAGGCTTCTTTTTTTGTCCAGCCGTACATCCGTTCGGCTCCCTGATTCCAATAATTAATCGTGCCGTCCATATCGCGAACGATCAAGGCGTCGCTTGCCAGGTCAAGCATTTGCAAGTTCTGCTGCAAGGCTTCTTCTATGCGCTTGCTTTCTGTAATGTTGCGGGCGATAGTTGACAGAAATTCAATTTCTCCATTCTCGGATTTGTGAGCAATAATTACTTGAGAAACTGGTATTTCTTTGCCGTCTAAAGTTCGCCACATTGCCTCGCCACTCCACGCCCCCTCCCGGCAAGCTGCGGGGATGCCGACGTTGATAAGAGTGTCGATACTTTTGGGCGATGTCAGGTCGGAAATGCTGAATCCGGCTAAATCTGCGTTTTCGCCAACTCTCAACATTTCTCGGGCTGCGCGGTTGAGATAAATGGTGCGCTGTTGGGAGTCGGCGATGCCTACCCAGTCTGTTGTGGTTTCTAAAATTGCTTTGAACCGCAATAGTTCTTCTTCAGATTTGCGGCGCTGTGTGATGTCGCGCGCCAACCCGAGCATTCCTAAAATGTTGCCTTCTGCATCTTTGAGAGGCAATTTCAGGGTGTCAAAGCTGTGTACTTTGCCGTCGGCTAAGGTGGCTAAGTCGTTGGAGTTCGAGGCTAGATGGTTGTCTGCCCGGAAGTTTTGGATTTGGTTCTGGGAATCGGTTTGGGCCTGGAAGCTGCCAAAGATTCGATCGACCGATATGCCGATTTCTGCGTCGTCTTTGCCGATAATTTCTGCTTGAGTTTTGCCGAAGGCGGTGGCGAAACCTGCATTGACTAGGGTATAGCGCGAATTTCGATCTTTGACGAAGATGCAGTCTGGGGTAGCGTCAATCACTGTCCGCAGCAAGTTTTGGGAGCTTTCTACTTCTGCGAGTGTCTGGCGCAGTTGTTCTTCCATTTGCACGCGCTTGGTGATATCTCTCATCGAGGAAACGAGAAATTTCCTGCCGTCGGTATCTACAAAAGTAGATTTTTTGGCGGAGAGAAAGCGGGTGTTTCCTGCTGGATCTTGGATAGTTTTTTGGATTTCGATGCTGGTATTTGTCAAGAAAACTAATTCGTCTTTTTCTCGATATTTCTCTGCTTCCTCTTTGGGCAAAAACTGGTCGTAGCAGTTGCCAATTAGTTCTTCTCTGCTGTGACCTATGTATTGACAAAACGCATCATTTAATTTTATCCAGCGGTGCTGTTGATCTTTGACGTAAAGCGGGTCGGGGATGCTGTTGAGGATGTTGTTTAAGAATTGTTCTGAGGCTTTTAATTGCTCTTGGGCTGCGGTGCGATCGAGAATTTCCTGTTCCAATTGTGTGTTAGTTTGCAGGAGCTGCTCGGTTCTTTCATTCACTCGCTGCTCTAGTTCTGCGCTTAGCTGCTGCAAGGCGGATTCGGCCTGTTTGCGCTTGGTAATCTCCCGGCCTTCGGCGAGGATTTGAAATACTTCTCCTGTTGCATTTAACAGCGGCTTAAACGACAAGTCAATTACTGTTACCTGGTTGTTAGCTCCGGTGATTTCGTATTCTTCCCGGACAAAATTTCCGGCAGAAACTTGTTGAATGTTCGTTTTTAGGCGCTGCTGGTTGGTTGGGGATGATGCCCACCCTGGTGTCAGCCAAAATTTCAGCCCCTGCACTTCGGATGCTGGGAAATCCCCCCATTTTAGGGCTGTCTGATTGGCTTCGATCAGAGTACCGTCTGCCTCCAATAATGCGATCGCTTGAAAAGCTTGGTCGAAGATTGCGTGAAATCGCTGGGTAGTTTCGCTCAGCGCTTGTTCTGTTTCTTTTTTAGCGTTAAGGATGCGGGTGGAACCTACTAAGAAGCCGTAGCGGTTGGACAAACTCAAAAAAGCGATCGCCGCAATTACAGTGATCCAATCGAACACAGTTTGCACCACCGGAGAGTGCGGCAGTCCTAGGTATTCGGCAGCGTGGCCGCTGTGGCCGAAAGCGCAAGTCCAAAATATGCCTGCTGTGACTATGGCGAAGATGTCGAACCCGAATTGACGGTTTCGCCACAGAGCTAAGCTGATTAGCCAGGCGATGGCAAAGTAACAACCAGAAATGATGACATTAGCAGCCCCAGCTACCAGCGATGGCGACAAGTCAGGCAATGTCAGGGTGAAAGTTGTTGCGAGCCAGGTATAGAGAAGTTTGAGCATAAAATTAAGCATGGGCAAATCGGATGCGGGCGATCGTTAGTTAAATTTATAGATGCAAAGCCGTTGCAGACTTATGTGTAGGGTGGATTTTTACCAGCGTTCGGAATTGGCGATCGCTTCTACATCGACAATCATTAGCAAGCGTCCTTCGGAATTGTACAGACCTTTTAAGAATGGAGCTAGGTCGGGACTCACATCTAGTGCTGAGACAATGCGATCGGGATGGAGAGGTAAAACTCCTTCGACGTGGGAGACGGCTAATCCCAGGCGGATTCTCGACAACAATCTCACGTCTCGTGGATCGGGCGCTTCTACAACTAAGATGCGGCTGTTTGGGTGGTAGATGTCAACCGACTCAATACCCACGAACAGTCCGAAGTCTGCTGCTGCTAAGATTTCGCCCCGCAAGTTGGTTAATCCCAGCAAAAATGGCAGGGTGTTGGGAACCAGGGAAATCGGTTGTTCCTTGAGCGAAAGGACTTCCCGCACTGCCTCTAATTCTATGCCGAACAGACTGTCTCCTTGACCGAACAGGAGAAATTGCTTTGTTATACTGGTCTGATTCCCCCCAGCTAGGGGAGCCGTTATTTTCATGGCTTATTTTTAGTTTATACTGTAGCTTACAAATTAGAAGTTTGCTTTGACTCTAAAGTCGATCGCCGATCTAGTTTTTTTGCATCAGTTTTGGTGCGTCAAATGTTTCTGTTAAATAAATCGCCGGTTGGCCACTAAGCAGGTTGCTATCATTAAATATAAAACTTTTCTGGGTTTCAAAAACCCAGTTTTTTTTAAAAAAGGGAGTTTGTCGGTATAATATTTTTTAGAAACCTGCCGATAACTTTATATTCGGATTACGGGGAAAGCAGACGCTGCACTATGTGGACGAGTTGCTGAGGTTCAAAGGGTTTGCTAACGTAAGCGTCGGCGCCTAAATCAGTTCCCCAAGCTTTATCGATCTCGGTGTTTTTATGAGTACAAAATACTATGGGCAATTTAGCAGTTGCGCGATCGCCCCGCAATTCTCTGATCACTTCAAACCCGTTCATTCGTGGCATCACTACATCTAAAACGACGAGAGCCGGATGGGTTTTGCGGATCATGGCGATCGCTTCTTCGCCGTCGCCTGCCCGGATCACATCCAGTCCCGGCATCTTGAAGAATGCGGCAGATGATTTCTAGTTCGCTCTTAACATCGTCCACTACTAAAATTTTTGACATGATTCCACACTTCCTGGCTGTTATTGACAGCGGACTACGTTTATTCAGAAGCTGGCGCGACCGGCGGCGATGAGACTAGACCGCTTTGCGGACAAATTAATGTACTTCTAAATACAATATAGCCGATCGTATGGCTGAAGGTTAGCTGTCCCTGATAAAAACCGATAAAAATTTACTTTGCTAACGGAATCCCTCTGAATAAATTAATCGGCAATTAGTAATTTATCAGTGGTAATTCGCCGTTTGGAAACCAACAGGTCTTAGTAGAAGCATTGATCGCAAGACCAAAGCCGGATTTTGTATGATATTGTTTTAGCTTTATTCCCCCTCACCTAGTTTAGAGCATTGCCTAAACAATGCAGGCTATTTTTTTAATTAGCGCCCTTAACAGCAATTTCAAAGTAGCTATAGCGGTCTTATTAGTGGTATTGAGGGAATTTTTTTTAGTTAAAAACAGCACAATATCGCTTACTAACCGCTATTATTTTATTAATGAGACAGGTCAAAATTGAGGATTGTAACACAGACATTTAAATAATTTTATTGTCTATAATTTATAATTGGGGGGCAAATTCAATGGATCGCGTGGCAGTCCCATATTACCCAGTAGAGGAGTGTTGGGTTCACCCAAACTACTACCAGCAGCCGATCGCCATCCTTGAGCTTGGTTGTGAACCCAGCAGCAAACACTGCTGGAAGATGCGATCAATAGATTTTAGATTTTAGAATTGAAGAAAGCGCTCCCACTGATAAATCCGGGGGCTGGTGATGAGCATTCAGAGCTTTTTCCTCGCTTCACGGATGAATCCGGGGGCCCCGGACGACATTGCTTGATTGTCAAATTAGTCGGTGAGGGAGAGACGGCGATCGGCTATAATAAAGGGCTAGAGGAAAAGAACACTGAAAACCCGAACATATGGTTGCCATCCAAAGAAATCTCAACATTGCCGCGCTAGAAGCAGAATACAGTCAAAAAACACCGCGAGACATTCTCAAATTTGCCCTAGAAAATTTTGACAATATCTCCATTTCTTTCAGCGGGGCTGAAGATGTAGTTCTGATCGATATTGCCTCAAAAATTACCAAAAACTTCCGCGTTTTCACCCTAGACACCGGACGCTTGCACTCAGAAACTTATCAGTTTTTGGATCAAGTCAGAAAACATTACGGCATTAAATTAGAAGTAATGTTTCCCGATGCCGCAGAAGTACAAGCCCTAGTAGATGAAAAGGGATTGTTTAGTTTTTATCAAGACGGTCACAAAGAATGCTGCGGCGTGCGGAAAGTCAAGCCGCTGCGCCGCAAACTGAATACTCTCGATGCTTGGATTACCGGTCAACGCAAAGACCAAAGTCCCAGTACCCGCAACCATATTCCGGTTATTGAAGTTGACACTGCATTCTCCACTCCCGACCATGAATTAATTAAATTCAACCCCTTAGCAAACTGGTCTTCGGCAGAGGTTTGGGAATACATTCGCGCTTTGGATGTGCCTTACAACAAGTTGCACGAACGCGGTTTTGTAAGTATTGGTTGCGAACCTTGTACGAGGCCGGTATTGCCGAACCAACACGAACGCGAAGGCCGCTGGTGGTGGGAAGAAGCGACCGTAAAAGAGTGCGGTTTGCACGCTGGTAACGCGCAAACATAGTAAATCACTTAAGGAGTAAGGTGCGCTAGGCGCACCAAACAAATAGTAGGGTGCGCCTAGCGCACCTTACCCAAGAATAAAAGCACTTCACATAAATCGTAGCCGAAGAATTCGCAATTAAAATAAACACAAATTAAGATGAGCTTGCCCTAGAACTTTGAGAGAATGCTCGACATTCAGAATAAATGCTAGCGGAAGAATTCGCAATTAAAATAAACACAAATTAAGCTGAGCTTGCCCTAAAACTTTGATAGAATGATCAACATTCAGAAAAGTTTTTAAAGTAGGTACTATATGCTCGCCTCTACTAGGGAATTGCTGAACACGGCCTTGAGAAGTGGTTATGCGATCGGCGCTTTTAACGTTTACAACCTCGAAGGAGTAACAGCCGTCATCAATGCCGCAGAAGCCCTGCACAGTCCTGCTATACTGCAACTTCACCCCAGCGCCCTCCTATACGGAAAATCGCCTTTAGTCGGGCTGTGCATCAAAGCGGCCCGCAAATCTTTAGTGCCGATCGCAGTACACTTAGATCACGGCACCTCAGAAAAAGACATTCACATCGGTCTAGCCGCCGGCATTAAATCAATTATGGCAGACGGTTCTCCTTTGCCATACGAACAAAACTTAATATTTAGCCGGGAAATGACTAAATTAGCCCACGCTAACGGTGCGGCAGTTGAAGCAGAAATCGGCAGAATTAGTGGCAGGGAAAACGGTTTGACAATCGATGAGAAAGCTGCAAAAATGACCGATCCAGTGGCAGCAGTAGAGTTTATCAAAGAAACTAAGGTGGATTTTTTAGCCGTAACAATTGGTAACGTTCACGGCAAATATCTCAGTGAACCAAAACTAGATTTTCCTCGTTTGGAAAAAATCCGTGCTGCTGTTTCAGTGCCGTTAGTAA includes:
- a CDS encoding PAS domain S-box protein, whose translation is MLKLLYTWLATTFTLTLPDLSPSLVAGAANVIISGCYFAIAWLISLALWRNRQFGFDIFAIVTAGIFWTCAFGHSGHAAEYLGLPHSPVVQTVFDWITVIAAIAFLSLSNRYGFLVGSTRILNAKKETEQALSETTQRFHAIFDQAFQAIALLEADGTLIEANQTALKWGDFPASEVQGLKFWLTPGWASSPTNQQRLKTNIQQVSAGNFVREEYEITGANNQVTVIDLSFKPLLNATGEVFQILAEGREITKRKQAESALQQLSAELEQRVNERTEQLLQTNTQLEQEILDRTAAQEQLKASEQFLNNILNSIPDPLYVKDQQHRWIKLNDAFCQYIGHSREELIGNCYDQFLPKEEAEKYREKDELVFLTNTSIEIQKTIQDPAGNTRFLSAKKSTFVDTDGRKFLVSSMRDITKRVQMEEQLRQTLAEVESSQNLLRTVIDATPDCIFVKDRNSRYTLVNAGFATAFGKTQAEIIGKDDAEIGISVDRIFGSFQAQTDSQNQIQNFRADNHLASNSNDLATLADGKVHSFDTLKLPLKDAEGNILGMLGLARDITQRRKSEEELLRFKAILETTTDWVGIADSQQRTIYLNRAAREMLRVGENADLAGFSISDLTSPKSIDTLINVGIPAACREGAWSGEAMWRTLDGKEIPVSQVIIAHKSENGEIEFLSTIARNITESKRIEEALQQNLQMLDLASDALIVRDMDGTINYWNQGAERMYGWTKKEALGKLTHILLHSTFSQPLAAIWAQLEEQDYWEGEITHTTNYDTKITVFSRWNLQRDEQGKPKAILETNNDITERKQAEIEKQRLIAIVESSSDFIGTATLEGQGTYLNAAGIKQVGLHNIEEVRSKSMYDFFSVEDAKIFKEEIVPATVRDGFWQGEFRLRNFQTGEDFPVDFTLFTVKHPETGEPIGFATVTRDISDRKRAEEMLRDRERLFRAIFDQSFQFIGLLKPDGTVLEANQTALAAAGLLSEEIIGAQFSETLWWQISPETKQQIREAIVSAAAGEVVRYEVDVLVAGGAVVTVDFSIKPIKDESGKVVLLIPEGRDISDRKALERELVLRQSRFDAFFAAAPTSMCIFDEQLRFVQVNEKLAATTGVSVAEHFGKTVREVIPEMVDTQVPMLQQILATNQPLLNVEVSGSFFNEPGVLRDWLASYFPLPGSDGKPIGIGVVGIEITDRKKAELERDRFFTLSLDLVCIIDFEGKFKRINPAWEKTLGYAPLELEDNYYIDLVHPDDRESTLEQAEKVAGGSELKSYENRYRCKDGSYRWLSWKVRPVTEQKLMYAVARDVTENKQALNQLQETTAQLARSEDQFRQQSNLLELLINSIGDGIIAADENNNFLLFNPAAEDIFGMGSTETLPNEWSAKYGLFLPDTVTPYPPAEIPLARTVRGESFDDVDLFTRHAGKPEGLWVKVNGRPLKDETGALKGGVVVCRNVTEQRASQQRMQQLAETQERLLQELKTRQNALDEAAIVSETDVQGIISYVNNRFLEISGYNIGELLHRNHRLVNSGYHPKSFFEEMWVTISRGLVWKGEVKNRRKDGSFYWVDSTISPIFDTTGTIVKYIAIRFDITERKEAEERLGKLAAERKAEADSLTQQVVKLLGEIKGAAQGDLTVRAEVTNDVLGAVADSFNFLIGSLRKVVTGIQNLAEQVTSATDESINNTSQLTQQAEIQAAKISAIMREIERIVNSIRDVRDVSVRAETVAQQSSQTAEVGGMAVDRAVEGINGLRLTIASTSKMMKRLGESSQQIGKIVTSISQLASQTNLLALNATIEAARAGEQGLGFAVVAEEVRKLAERSAGATEEISEIVGTIQEEISRVMKAMESGTLEVVEGTKLASEAKTHLNAIIEVSREMNALVQNITIASAKQTVSAEGIANSMQQVNEIANTTAQKGADVKASLDELSGSLGQLQKSVANFRS
- a CDS encoding chemotaxis protein CheW is translated as MKITAPLAGGNQTSITKQFLLFGQGDSLFGIELEAVREVLSLKEQPISLVPNTLPFLLGLTNLRGEILAAADFGLFVGIESVDIYHPNSRILVVEAPDPRDVRLLSRIRLGLAVSHVEGVLPLHPDRIVSALDVSPDLAPFLKGLYNSEGRLLMIVDVEAIANSERW
- a CDS encoding hybrid sensor histidine kinase/response regulator; its protein translation is MNDDDLNELIDAFTAECEEFLQSMETNLLAMESAGLKERQAAVKEMFRAAHSIKGAGSMLGFQNVSVAAHTLEDCFVILRDRTDLSALEPTTVSVLLQGVDALKKITIESVQHSGVTTPDQTQNLEAIAQIFDQFQAKYGKSEQSPVPAVSQSAAPDTLKQIFEHQVPALFNRLETELSQASEADLAKSVTALNQVYYQLSGLAGMLLLPDLGEIAAALSTLIDSPDLTLQRLQSEGWAIAQNLQTARQQILEGRAIAQPETSPSPTPPDSPRLPDSPTPPGISPSPSPTVQEISPSPSPTVPPSSTLPVPNPQRPTIRVDLERLTELVNLVGELVINRTNLELQESELRGEVKRIRRNIVDLSQFGGQLREEYDRLSFAEWRGGNGNSGLGKLAAAETEFPMIANGKSSPAHAHFDILEMDRYTEFHSTAAEVIETAQAISHSATKLDTLAMKFERSTDQLRRITEQLRSRVMQLRVVSFSRAVDHLPRALREMCLTYDKDVNLLLVGRDTKIDESLLDALRDPLIHLVRNAFDHGIEMPDVRKASGKPASGQIEIEARHQGGQTIITVADDGKGIDPEIIRRKVVTKGFATEEQAQEFSITELYDFLFWPGFSTTEGVSDLSGRGVGLDVVRTNLRTVRGTVKVDSRLGKGTSFIIKLPLLLSITDALMVKTDHNKIAVPLDAVEEILHIKASEVHIAGNQPMLWWREEFIRLVRMQDLLEYTVLGPDAPSPDPLTQDEIPVLVLASTEGMLAVAVERLIGQQEIVVKPLPPPLSKPRGVLGTTILGDGRVVNILDVDDLVGQPGVNSSIAAVSGKVQEIPASSSQSPQILVVDDSYTIRQLLSLTLTRARYRVVQAKDGVDALEKLQNGLACSLAIVDIEMPRMDGFELLRSIRSTERFAKIPVAMLTSRSGEKHRQMAMELGANQYFTKPYSEAQLLQAIPKLIHQSII